ATAAAAATCAGACATAGCAATAAAATAAAAAGGTGGCTAAGTGAATGACAGATTATCATGTGATTATCCCAGCGGCTGGTAAAGGGACGCGTATGGGACGTACGTATAATAAATTACTTATTGAAATTTCACAGCAAACGATCATTGAACATACTGTCCATGTGTTCCAACAAGATCCAGCTTGTAAAGGCATATATCTTGCTGTTCAACCTGAGGATCAACAGATATTGACAACGCGCCTTGCATGCTTTGATAAAGTAAAGGGATTCATCGAGGGTGGTCGAGAGCGTCAAGAAAGCATTCATAAAGTTATTGATCAATTAGAACTGCCGGGTGAGGATGTTGTATTAGTACATGATGGTGCACGTCCATTTATCACACAATCAGCAATTCATGACCTCGCAGATGCAATACATACACACGGTGCAGCAGTGATTGGTGTGAAAGCCAAAGATACAATTAAAGTCGTTCGTGATCAATTCGTGACTGAGACGTTAGATCGCAATTATTTGTGGCAAGTACAAACGCCACAGGGTGCCACTTATCAAGTATTAAAAGATGCATATGATCAGGCACGTACAAAAGGTATTGTTGGTACAGATGATGCCTCTCTACTTGAGTATGCAGGACATTCAGTATTTATGGTAGAAGGCAATTACGATAATATTAAAGTAACAACAGAAGAAGATTTAACAAATGCACAGGCAATTATTGAAAAAAGGAGTGGCATAGATCATGTTTAGAGTAGGGTTAGGATACGATGTCCATGCTTTTGATGAAACACGACCTCTCATTATTGGAGGAATTGAAGTTCCACATACACATGGACTTAAAGGACATAGCGATGCCGATGTTTTGTTACACGCAATAACAGATGCAATGTTAGGTGCATGTGCGCTTGGAGATATTGGTAAATTATTTCCAGATACGGATATGGCCTTCAAAGATGCCGATTCAAAAGTATTATTAAAAGAAGCATATAAAGAAGTAAAAGCATTAGGCTATGTCATTAATAATGTAGATGCAACCATTATTGCAGAGCGACCAAAATTCCGTCCACACATCGATACAATGCGTCAAGTGATTGCGGATTTATTTGAAATCGGTATTGAATGGGTCAATGTGAAAGCAACGACAAGTGAAAAACTTGGATTTACAGGTCGCCAAGAAGGTATTGCAGCACAAGCCATTGTTTCAGTTGTACAAAAACAGGGGTAAAAGGTGAGCGTAGTTGACTTAAAATCAAAAGATGTCAGTGTTCAAGGAGCAGGTTTTTCAGAAAAATAGGGAGTATTACAGAAAACATAAACATTCCCTGTAAAGGTGATTAGATATGTGACAAGTCTTAAAAGACACGAACGCATATCAATCAACTACTACACGTAATTCGACAAAATCAAAAAGCAATTTTTCTCATTGTTCTGATTCTGCTCAAATCCAAAGCGCTTCCCTCATACCTCATAAGCACTACGATGAAATCTTTGTTAAAACATGAGATTTCTGTAGTGTTCCCGTGTTATAATATAAAAATTGAAGATAAAAACAGGAGTGAATACGATGAGTGAACGAGTAAGAGTAAGATATGCACCAAGTCCAACAGGATATTTGCATATTGGTAACGCACGTACAGCATTATTTAACTATTTATTCGCTAAACATTACGGTGGCGATTTTGTAATTCGCATTGAAGATACGGATTCAAAGCGTAACTTAGAAGATGGTGAATCATCACAATTTAATAACTTACAATGGCTAGGTCTTGATTGGGACGAATCAGTGGATAAAGATAAAGGCTACGGTCCTTATCGCCAATCAGAGCGTGGACACATTTATCAACCATTAATCGATCAGTTGTTAGCAGAAGATAAAGCATACAAATGTTATATGACAGAAGAAGAATTAGAAGCGGAACGACAAGAGCAAATCGAACGCGGTGAAATGCCAAGATACGGTGGTAAGCATGCACATTTAACAGAAGAAGAACGTGCACAATTTGAAGCGGAAGGTCGTCAACCATCTATCCGTTTCCGTGTACCACAGGATCGTACGTACAAGTTTGATGATATGGTTAAAGGCGAAGTGTCTTTTGAATCAGATAACTTCGGTGACTGGGTGATCGTGAAAAAAGACGGTGTCCCAACATATAACTTTG
This region of Staphylococcus sp. IVB6240 genomic DNA includes:
- the ispD gene encoding 2-C-methyl-D-erythritol 4-phosphate cytidylyltransferase — its product is MTDYHVIIPAAGKGTRMGRTYNKLLIEISQQTIIEHTVHVFQQDPACKGIYLAVQPEDQQILTTRLACFDKVKGFIEGGRERQESIHKVIDQLELPGEDVVLVHDGARPFITQSAIHDLADAIHTHGAAVIGVKAKDTIKVVRDQFVTETLDRNYLWQVQTPQGATYQVLKDAYDQARTKGIVGTDDASLLEYAGHSVFMVEGNYDNIKVTTEEDLTNAQAIIEKRSGIDHV
- the ispF gene encoding 2-C-methyl-D-erythritol 2,4-cyclodiphosphate synthase, which produces MFRVGLGYDVHAFDETRPLIIGGIEVPHTHGLKGHSDADVLLHAITDAMLGACALGDIGKLFPDTDMAFKDADSKVLLKEAYKEVKALGYVINNVDATIIAERPKFRPHIDTMRQVIADLFEIGIEWVNVKATTSEKLGFTGRQEGIAAQAIVSVVQKQG